One stretch of Actinacidiphila sp. DG2A-62 DNA includes these proteins:
- a CDS encoding asparagine synthase yields MRWLVGWSSAAAGPGPGGGGGSRTRRLLPVGARLLWQEPDPLWAVGDWRPDEIRVVHADSGPSGGTTYGMGSSYGSPSSFHTASGSSGASGAYGDGYGGYDGSAYGGYPGFDGHGGNGGRGGYGGYGNGGGYGNGQGVARLAVLGRCGATDAELRLGLVAARGGALRHVTAWPGSYTAVLQLGRRITVLGDLAGALPVFHTPWAGGTAYATAALPLADLVEAGLDVTHLAATLACPDAPEALGDGTPYLGVRRVPPGHALILRDGAPEITGYEPTASLAVGHQPAGAAEAEAAVEGVRDALLDAVRARLAQPRFVPDPDEAPAPGIGADLSGGAASATLALLAAGLPGMPGTLPGAPGSLAGERLLAVTFNDLVGDGPGGPGGAGGREAELERARAMGADPRLRHVVVPGGAEALPYADLVGGNLGGIPLTDEPGPSLILAERHRRRLSAGGADHLIGFGARQVLDAHPARLADLLMDRRRRHLVRPVAALTRADVAAAGHSAVLVPFTVPFTVYRSARRLARTPYQRGLEDAANALLAPPDAALAAGPDGGGPLGASLAAMAWVRSGPAARWLTGEARAEIAVRLQDAARRPWPLDRPGERRARAALARHAADYRVLEQAAAVYSQRLHAPFLDNQVVRACRALPGALRVRPGARADVLREVLAGAGVRELPAGWGASSPSASGGGAMRVGLRAALEPLMEVFEAPLLADAGLVEGRVVRGALRAAATGEGGVGGGALDGLGEVVATELWLRRLLARRGSCWTGADAPEQRAVASGVQRLTL; encoded by the coding sequence ATGCGGTGGTTGGTGGGGTGGAGCAGTGCCGCCGCGGGCCCCGGTCCGGGCGGCGGGGGCGGGTCCAGGACACGCCGGCTCCTTCCGGTCGGCGCCCGGCTGCTGTGGCAGGAACCCGACCCGCTGTGGGCGGTCGGCGACTGGCGGCCGGACGAGATCCGCGTCGTGCACGCCGACAGCGGCCCGTCGGGCGGCACCACCTACGGCATGGGCTCGTCCTACGGCTCCCCGAGCTCGTTCCACACCGCCTCCGGCTCCTCGGGCGCCTCCGGCGCCTACGGTGACGGGTACGGCGGCTACGACGGCAGTGCGTACGGCGGTTACCCGGGCTTCGACGGGCACGGCGGCAACGGCGGTCGCGGCGGTTACGGCGGTTACGGCAACGGCGGCGGCTACGGCAACGGGCAGGGCGTCGCGCGGCTCGCCGTCCTCGGCCGCTGCGGCGCCACCGACGCGGAACTGCGGCTGGGACTGGTCGCCGCGCGCGGCGGCGCCCTGCGCCATGTGACCGCCTGGCCGGGCAGCTACACCGCGGTGCTCCAACTGGGCCGCCGCATCACCGTGTTGGGCGACCTGGCCGGCGCGCTCCCGGTCTTCCACACTCCCTGGGCCGGCGGCACCGCCTACGCCACCGCCGCGCTCCCGCTGGCCGACCTCGTCGAGGCCGGCCTCGACGTCACCCACCTCGCCGCGACCCTCGCCTGCCCCGACGCGCCCGAGGCGCTCGGCGACGGCACCCCGTACCTGGGCGTGCGCCGGGTGCCGCCGGGCCACGCGCTCATCCTGCGCGACGGCGCCCCCGAGATCACCGGCTACGAGCCGACCGCCTCGCTCGCCGTCGGCCACCAGCCGGCCGGCGCGGCCGAGGCGGAGGCCGCCGTCGAGGGCGTGCGCGACGCGCTGCTCGACGCGGTGCGCGCCCGGCTCGCCCAGCCGCGGTTCGTGCCCGACCCCGACGAGGCGCCGGCCCCCGGCATCGGCGCGGACCTCTCCGGCGGCGCCGCCTCCGCGACCCTCGCGCTGCTCGCCGCGGGCCTGCCCGGCATGCCCGGCACTCTCCCCGGCGCCCCCGGCTCGCTGGCCGGCGAACGCCTGCTGGCGGTCACCTTCAACGACCTCGTCGGCGACGGACCCGGCGGCCCGGGCGGCGCCGGCGGCCGGGAGGCCGAGCTGGAACGGGCCCGCGCGATGGGCGCCGACCCCCGGCTGCGGCACGTCGTCGTCCCCGGCGGCGCCGAGGCCCTGCCCTACGCCGACCTGGTCGGCGGCAACCTCGGCGGCATCCCGCTCACCGACGAGCCCGGGCCCTCGCTGATCCTCGCCGAACGCCACCGCAGGCGGCTGTCCGCGGGCGGCGCCGACCACCTGATCGGCTTCGGCGCCCGCCAGGTGCTCGACGCGCACCCCGCGCGGCTGGCCGACCTGCTGATGGACCGCCGCCGCCGGCACCTGGTCCGGCCCGTCGCCGCCCTCACCCGCGCCGACGTCGCCGCGGCCGGGCACTCGGCGGTCCTGGTGCCGTTCACCGTCCCCTTCACCGTCTACCGCTCGGCCCGGCGGCTGGCCCGCACCCCGTACCAACGCGGCCTGGAGGACGCGGCGAACGCGCTGCTCGCCCCGCCGGACGCCGCGCTCGCCGCCGGCCCCGACGGCGGCGGGCCGCTCGGCGCGTCGCTGGCCGCGATGGCGTGGGTGCGCTCGGGACCCGCGGCGCGCTGGCTCACCGGCGAGGCGCGCGCCGAGATCGCGGTCCGCCTCCAGGACGCGGCGCGCCGGCCCTGGCCGCTGGACCGGCCCGGCGAGCGGCGCGCCCGCGCCGCGCTGGCCCGGCACGCGGCGGACTACCGCGTGCTGGAGCAGGCGGCGGCCGTCTACAGCCAGCGGCTGCACGCGCCGTTCCTGGACAACCAGGTGGTACGGGCGTGCAGGGCCCTGCCGGGGGCGCTGCGGGTGCGGCCGGGGGCGCGGGCGGACGTCCTGCGGGAGGTTCTCGCGGGGGCGGGCGTGCGGGAGTTGCCGGCCGGATGGGGGGCGTCGTCGCCCTCGGCGTCGGGCGGCGGGGCGATGCGGGTGGGGCTGCGGGCGGCGCTGGAGCCGTTGATGGAGGTGTTCGAGGCGCCGCTGCTCGCGGATGCGGGGTTGGTGGAGGGGCGGGTCGTGCGGGGTGCGCTGCGCGCGGCGGCGACGGGGGAGGGCGGGGTCGGGGGCGGGGCGCTGGACGGGCTCGGGGAGGTCGTGGCCACGGAGCTGTGGTTGCGGCGGCTTCTGGCGCGGCGCGGCTCCTGCTGGACCGGTGCGGACGCTCCCGAGCAGCGCGCGGTGGCCTCCGGCGTCCAGCGCCTCACCCTCTGA
- a CDS encoding MFS transporter, which produces MNREHRGPNEKLGTLLAMAGISNAGLARRVNDLGAQRGLTLRYDKTSVARWVTKGMVPQGAAPHLIAAAIAGKLGRPVPLHEIGLADADPAPEVGLAFPRDVGEAVKSATDLWRLDLAGRRGPGGGGIWQSLAGSFAVSAYVTPASRWLITPADATVARDAPAPGMAHVGHADVTKLREAAEDARRWDSKYGGGDWRSGMVPECLRVEAAPLLLGSYSDDVGRALFGATAELTRLAGWMAFDTGQQEAAQRYYIQALRLARAAADVPLGGYVLASMSLQAVYRNFADEGVDLAQAALERNRGLATSRTMSFFHLVEARAHAKAGDAAACGASLAAAEALLERSREGDADPSWLGFYSYDRLAADAAECYRDLKIPRQVQRFTEQALARPTEEFVRSHGLRLVVSAVAELESGNLDACCAAGVKAVEVANRISSARTTEYVRDLLHRLEPYNDEPRVLELRERARPLLAAPA; this is translated from the coding sequence GTGAACAGAGAACACCGCGGGCCGAACGAGAAGCTCGGCACCCTTCTCGCCATGGCGGGCATCAGCAACGCCGGACTCGCCCGCAGGGTCAACGACCTCGGCGCGCAACGCGGCCTGACGCTGCGTTATGACAAGACCTCGGTGGCCCGCTGGGTCACCAAGGGCATGGTGCCGCAGGGCGCGGCGCCGCACCTGATCGCGGCGGCCATCGCCGGCAAGCTCGGCAGGCCCGTGCCGCTGCACGAGATAGGCCTGGCCGACGCCGACCCGGCGCCCGAGGTCGGCCTGGCCTTCCCCAGGGACGTCGGCGAGGCGGTGAAATCGGCCACCGACCTGTGGCGATTGGATCTTGCCGGGCGGCGCGGGCCGGGCGGCGGCGGCATCTGGCAGAGCTTGGCCGGATCTTTCGCAGTGAGCGCTTACGTGACGCCCGCTTCGCGGTGGTTGATCACCCCCGCGGACGCCACGGTGGCCCGCGACGCCCCCGCGCCCGGCATGGCGCACGTCGGCCACGCCGACGTCACGAAGCTGCGCGAGGCGGCCGAGGACGCGCGCCGCTGGGACTCCAAGTACGGCGGCGGCGACTGGCGTTCCGGCATGGTGCCGGAGTGCCTGCGGGTCGAGGCGGCGCCGCTGCTGCTCGGCTCGTACAGCGACGACGTGGGCCGCGCGCTGTTCGGCGCGACCGCCGAACTCACCAGGCTGGCCGGGTGGATGGCCTTCGACACCGGCCAGCAGGAGGCGGCGCAGCGCTACTACATCCAGGCGCTGCGGCTGGCCCGCGCGGCGGCCGACGTCCCGCTCGGCGGCTATGTCCTGGCATCGATGTCGCTGCAGGCGGTCTACCGCAACTTCGCGGACGAGGGCGTCGACCTGGCGCAGGCCGCGCTGGAGCGCAACCGCGGCCTGGCGACCTCCCGCACCATGAGCTTCTTCCACCTGGTGGAGGCGCGCGCGCACGCCAAGGCCGGCGACGCGGCGGCCTGCGGGGCGTCCCTCGCGGCGGCCGAGGCGCTGCTGGAACGCTCCCGCGAGGGCGACGCGGACCCCAGCTGGCTCGGCTTCTACTCCTACGACCGGCTCGCCGCCGACGCCGCGGAGTGCTACCGCGACCTGAAGATCCCGCGGCAGGTCCAGCGGTTCACCGAGCAGGCGCTGGCGCGGCCCACCGAGGAGTTCGTCCGCTCGCACGGGCTGCGGCTGGTCGTCTCGGCGGTCGCGGAGCTGGAGTCGGGCAATCTCGACGCGTGCTGCGCGGCGGGCGTCAAGGCGGTCGAGGTCGCCAACCGCATCTCCTCCGCGCGGACCACGGAGTACGTCCGCGATCTGCTGCACCGGCTGGAGCCCTACAACGACGAGCCGCGCGTGCTGGAACTGCGCGAACGGGCACGGCCGTTGCTGGCGGCTCCCGCGTAG
- a CDS encoding PrsW family intramembrane metalloprotease, giving the protein MSTYPFASPPPSPSDSPPQPPARAAAAPRPEDVPATGTPPGVGVEPPAPGGPLLYAPRRAFWESKAVRTGALFTALAVCGVVILAVVRQHIGTEPFLVGMALAVLPVPLLLWAFLWLDHVAPAPWQNVVFAFSWGSCAATLVAIFANEYGAKLLSSTFSGTATQTDQWGATFVAPLVEETAKGTAILLLFLFRRRHFESVLDGIVIAGLAATGFAFTENILYLGTAFSEDQQLGSHGATTFATFFVRVLMTPFAHPLFTSMTGIGFAIAAVARPGRRWRWRWAPPVLGWMLAMTLHGTWNGTGTMSPLAFLTVYVAVMIPAFGLVVVLAFWARSNELRTVRTHLASYAAAGWLAPAEPGALGSMAVRAEARRLARRTQGEAAARAVRDYAVFATHLAFLRSAATRGRPTPDFPAREGELLHHLWSRKAWAQPALLQAAHPPAPMWPGAWPPPPPPPYAQQPYGQRPYGQQPYAQQPYEQPPYTQQSYERQPYAQPQHGQSPYGQAWETPAWGQGDSGGEHV; this is encoded by the coding sequence GTGTCAACGTACCCGTTCGCGTCCCCTCCTCCGTCCCCCTCCGACTCCCCGCCGCAGCCGCCCGCCCGGGCCGCCGCCGCGCCCCGGCCCGAGGACGTGCCCGCGACCGGGACCCCGCCCGGTGTCGGCGTCGAGCCGCCCGCGCCCGGCGGGCCGCTGCTGTACGCGCCGCGACGCGCGTTCTGGGAGAGCAAGGCGGTTCGCACCGGCGCCCTCTTCACCGCCCTCGCCGTCTGCGGTGTGGTCATCCTCGCGGTGGTGCGCCAGCACATAGGCACCGAACCGTTCCTGGTCGGCATGGCCCTCGCGGTCCTGCCGGTGCCGCTGCTGCTGTGGGCGTTCCTGTGGCTCGACCACGTCGCCCCCGCGCCCTGGCAGAACGTCGTCTTCGCGTTCTCCTGGGGCTCGTGCGCCGCGACGCTCGTCGCGATCTTCGCCAACGAGTACGGCGCGAAGCTGCTCTCCTCGACCTTCTCCGGCACCGCGACGCAGACCGACCAGTGGGGCGCCACGTTCGTCGCGCCGCTGGTGGAGGAGACCGCCAAGGGCACGGCGATCCTGCTGCTCTTCCTCTTCCGCCGCCGGCACTTCGAGTCCGTGCTCGACGGCATCGTGATCGCCGGACTCGCCGCGACCGGCTTCGCGTTCACCGAGAACATCCTCTACCTCGGCACCGCCTTCAGCGAGGACCAGCAGCTCGGCTCGCACGGCGCGACCACGTTCGCGACGTTCTTCGTGCGGGTGCTGATGACGCCGTTCGCGCACCCGCTGTTCACCTCGATGACCGGCATCGGCTTCGCGATCGCCGCGGTCGCCAGGCCGGGCCGCCGCTGGCGGTGGCGGTGGGCGCCGCCGGTGCTGGGCTGGATGCTGGCGATGACCCTGCACGGCACCTGGAACGGCACCGGCACGATGTCCCCGCTCGCCTTCCTGACGGTGTACGTCGCGGTGATGATCCCGGCGTTCGGCCTCGTGGTGGTGCTCGCGTTCTGGGCGCGCTCCAACGAACTGCGCACGGTCCGCACCCACTTGGCCTCCTACGCCGCGGCCGGCTGGCTCGCGCCGGCCGAGCCGGGGGCGCTCGGCTCGATGGCGGTGCGCGCCGAGGCGCGGCGGCTGGCCCGGCGCACCCAGGGCGAGGCCGCGGCGCGCGCGGTCCGCGACTACGCGGTCTTCGCCACGCACCTGGCCTTCCTGCGCTCGGCGGCGACGCGTGGCCGGCCGACGCCCGACTTCCCCGCCCGTGAGGGCGAGTTGCTGCACCACCTGTGGTCGCGCAAGGCGTGGGCGCAGCCGGCGCTGCTCCAGGCCGCGCACCCGCCGGCGCCGATGTGGCCGGGAGCCTGGCCGCCGCCTCCGCCACCGCCGTACGCACAGCAGCCGTACGGACAACGGCCGTACGGGCAGCAGCCCTACGCGCAGCAGCCGTACGAGCAGCCGCCGTACACGCAGCAGTCGTACGAGCGGCAGCCCTACGCGCAGCCGCAGCACGGGCAATCCCCGTACGGGCAGGCGTGGGAGACGCCGGCGTGGGGGCAGGGCGACTCCGGGGGCGAGCACGTGTAG
- a CDS encoding GlxA family transcriptional regulator, which yields MHTVVILALDRVIPFDLATPIEVFRRTRLPDGRPGYRVRVAAPGGPGAEVDAGAFTVRARHGLDVLDAADTVIVPGVHEPDAPPAPEVLDALKAAAARGTRIASICVGTFTLAAAGLLAGLRATTHWAGAAALAAAYPDVAVDPDVLYVDNGQILTSAGAAAGLDLCLHMIRRDYGSAVAADAARLSVMPLEREGGQAQFIVQPYPHRPAPRGSALEPLLAWLEDNLGREDLALADIAARSGTSTRTLIRRFREQTGSTPLQWLHRARVRRAQHLLETTDHPVERIGAQVGFGSPAAFRDRFKRTTGVSPNAYRRAFR from the coding sequence ATGCACACCGTCGTGATCCTGGCGCTCGACCGGGTCATCCCGTTCGACCTCGCCACCCCGATCGAGGTCTTCAGACGCACCCGGCTGCCCGACGGCCGGCCCGGCTACCGCGTGCGCGTCGCCGCCCCCGGCGGCCCCGGCGCCGAGGTGGACGCCGGCGCGTTCACGGTGCGCGCCCGCCACGGCCTCGACGTGCTGGACGCCGCCGACACCGTGATCGTGCCGGGCGTCCACGAGCCGGACGCGCCGCCCGCGCCCGAGGTCCTCGACGCGCTCAAGGCCGCCGCCGCGCGCGGCACCCGCATCGCCTCGATCTGCGTGGGCACCTTCACGCTCGCCGCCGCCGGCCTGCTCGCCGGGCTGCGCGCCACCACGCACTGGGCCGGGGCGGCGGCGCTCGCCGCCGCGTACCCGGACGTCGCCGTCGACCCCGACGTCCTCTACGTCGACAACGGCCAGATCCTCACGTCGGCCGGAGCCGCCGCGGGACTCGACCTGTGCCTGCACATGATCCGCCGCGACTACGGCTCCGCGGTCGCCGCCGACGCCGCGCGCCTGTCCGTGATGCCGCTCGAACGCGAGGGCGGCCAGGCGCAGTTCATCGTGCAGCCGTACCCGCACCGGCCGGCCCCGCGCGGCTCCGCGCTCGAACCGCTGCTGGCCTGGCTGGAGGACAACCTCGGCCGCGAGGACCTGGCGCTGGCCGACATCGCCGCGCGATCGGGCACCAGCACCCGCACGCTGATCCGCCGCTTCCGCGAACAGACCGGGAGCACACCGCTGCAGTGGCTGCACCGCGCCCGGGTCCGCCGTGCCCAGCACCTGCTGGAGACCACCGACCACCCGGTCGAACGCATCGGCGCCCAGGTCGGGTTCGGCTCGCCGGCCGCCTTCCGCGACCGCTTCAAGCGCACCACGGGCGTCAGCCCCAACGCCTACCGCCGCGCGTTCCGCTGA
- a CDS encoding DUF3817 domain-containing protein, with protein MRLLRAAAAVELVTLIALFTNLATYHQPTVAALLGPLHGCAYLYVAIAVARAKPSPTTRTKLTAVIPAVGGLLALRHLPAP; from the coding sequence ATGCGCCTGCTGCGTGCCGCCGCCGCGGTCGAACTCGTCACCCTCATCGCCCTGTTCACCAACCTGGCGACCTACCACCAGCCCACCGTGGCCGCCCTCCTCGGCCCGCTCCACGGCTGCGCCTATCTCTACGTCGCCATCGCGGTGGCCCGCGCCAAGCCCTCCCCCACCACCCGCACCAAGCTCACCGCGGTCATCCCCGCGGTGGGCGGCCTCCTCGCCCTCCGCCACCTCCCCGCCCCCTGA
- a CDS encoding very short patch repair endonuclease — protein sequence MNAQEKPAWTPPQGSWASSAARRRNMQAIKSRDTKPEKRIRQLLHAKGLRYRVSKRPLKDLRRTADVVFGPVKVAVFIDGCYWHGCPDHYVPPRTNEGYWSTKVAGNMARDRDTDERLTEAGWTILRFWEHEPPELCADIIAATVIAHRQKLRNAAERESS from the coding sequence GTGAACGCTCAAGAGAAACCAGCGTGGACGCCCCCGCAGGGATCGTGGGCGTCTTCAGCAGCGCGGCGGCGCAACATGCAGGCCATCAAAAGCAGGGATACCAAGCCGGAGAAGCGCATCCGCCAGCTGCTCCACGCCAAGGGGCTGCGCTACCGAGTAAGCAAACGGCCTTTGAAAGACCTGCGTCGAACGGCTGACGTGGTGTTCGGCCCCGTGAAGGTAGCCGTCTTCATCGATGGATGTTACTGGCACGGCTGTCCCGACCACTACGTTCCGCCGAGGACGAACGAGGGCTACTGGTCGACCAAAGTTGCGGGCAACATGGCGAGGGACCGCGACACCGACGAGCGCCTCACAGAGGCTGGGTGGACCATTCTCCGATTCTGGGAGCACGAGCCGCCAGAGCTATGCGCTGACATAATTGCGGCTACGGTCATCGCCCACCGGCAAAAGCTCAGGAACGCCGCCGAGCGCGAAAGCAGCTAG
- a CDS encoding DNA cytosine methyltransferase yields the protein MGGGQAGQAIPPLTSLEICAGAGGQALGLHNAGYVHRALVEWDSHAVRTLSENVKGWPGWGPKRAGDLKPFDVRDYPDSRELKELKLEQGELDLLAGGVPCPPFSLAGKRLGEDDERDLFPAMLEIVERLRPKALMIENVRGILEPPHVFVAYRRKIINILHDFGYRVPEIKATWSVETQNAAMGKVWRRIDAGNFGVPQLRPRAILVAIRDDVLADAEFVWPQGTASGFVTVHDALQDSMRKRFKPFWNQKFQVGQVVMTGKEAFQRWERLAAAAASRSADGFSGVAPTLVGGSRKHGGADLGPSRAKKAWLSLGIDAMGVANDASEVVPERDLFRPDGPMLTVEQAALIQGFPKSWKFQGGKTARYRQVGNAFPPPVAEAVGRAIAAVLRPQSREANLRNYVMENEGAPAENRDQEQLAAFALGGVPELLPVGDDRSRNYVSA from the coding sequence ATGGGCGGCGGACAGGCCGGGCAGGCGATCCCGCCGCTCACCTCGCTCGAAATCTGTGCCGGGGCTGGGGGACAAGCACTGGGCTTGCACAACGCTGGCTACGTCCACCGTGCGCTAGTCGAGTGGGACTCCCATGCCGTCAGGACATTGAGTGAAAATGTGAAAGGTTGGCCCGGCTGGGGGCCAAAGCGCGCTGGAGATCTCAAGCCTTTCGATGTCAGGGACTATCCCGATTCGCGCGAGCTGAAAGAACTCAAGCTTGAGCAGGGAGAGCTTGATCTACTGGCCGGCGGAGTCCCTTGCCCGCCATTTTCCCTTGCTGGGAAAAGGCTTGGAGAGGACGATGAGCGTGATCTCTTCCCTGCGATGCTAGAGATTGTCGAACGGCTCCGGCCCAAAGCGCTGATGATCGAGAATGTCCGGGGAATCCTAGAGCCTCCTCATGTTTTTGTCGCCTATCGGCGTAAAATCATCAATATTCTCCATGATTTTGGCTATCGGGTTCCTGAGATCAAAGCCACGTGGTCCGTTGAGACGCAGAATGCTGCCATGGGGAAGGTGTGGCGACGGATCGACGCCGGTAATTTTGGTGTTCCGCAACTGCGTCCCCGGGCGATCCTTGTGGCTATCCGGGACGATGTTCTGGCGGATGCGGAGTTCGTCTGGCCTCAAGGCACTGCCAGCGGCTTCGTCACTGTTCATGATGCGCTTCAGGACAGTATGCGAAAGCGGTTCAAGCCCTTCTGGAACCAGAAGTTTCAAGTCGGTCAGGTCGTGATGACGGGCAAGGAAGCTTTTCAGCGGTGGGAGCGGCTCGCCGCCGCCGCGGCGTCGAGGTCTGCGGACGGGTTCAGCGGGGTTGCTCCCACGCTCGTAGGGGGGTCCAGGAAACACGGAGGAGCGGACCTCGGGCCGAGTCGGGCCAAGAAGGCCTGGCTAAGCCTCGGAATCGACGCTATGGGCGTTGCAAATGATGCCAGCGAGGTCGTACCTGAACGAGACCTGTTCCGCCCGGACGGCCCTATGCTGACGGTCGAGCAGGCGGCGCTGATCCAGGGTTTCCCGAAATCGTGGAAGTTCCAGGGCGGAAAGACCGCGAGGTACCGGCAAGTGGGAAATGCTTTCCCACCACCCGTGGCCGAGGCGGTGGGGCGGGCGATCGCGGCCGTCCTCCGGCCGCAGAGCCGGGAGGCCAATCTGCGGAACTATGTGATGGAGAATGAAGGTGCTCCGGCCGAAAACCGGGACCAGGAGCAGCTAGCTGCTTTCGCGCTCGGCGGCGTTCCTGAGCTTTTGCCGGTGGGCGATGACCGTAGCCGCAATTATGTCAGCGCATAG
- a CDS encoding DEAD/DEAH box helicase: protein MTEDAEVSLYLGFDESRTRVLFRTTEQYRDDLVQLAARFRTGGQLGTLTASVDLDDLLVGLSTVNSWPHHAGVQWAPELRALVLDVLRDAETVKKQLSGPAQPVERTETVPPRNEDLAASLGDEWEAPLNEFQRRDIAKLLSLQHGANFSVPGAGKTRVALAVYAAQRAQGAVSRLLVVCPKSAYESWQYETGVSFRRPLRTHILGRSFDQWAEVLIVNYEKLDRSLPALAGWLQDGPSMIVLDEAHRMKLGARGTYGAACMALGPLARRRLILTGTPAPNGSKDLENLLGFVWPGQGQRSVTQAVAGGDLAYASSVLRPLFTRTTKHELGLPPVELKLRYVDLPPLHNEIYSSLVGGIGAGGAREDLSALGKTALRLLMAATSPSLLVTGTSRYEPLVYQLPPLDIPPGSSLYALLQQLPDYELSPKYQEAVSIVARNAAQGRKTLIWTTFVRSITTLEGLLHEYSPAVVHGGTLDRDEQLRRFREDPGCMVLVSNPATLGEGISLHQVCHDAVYVDRDFMAGRFLQSLDRIHRLGLDPDTDTHVTVLAARNTVDEVVAMRLDQKLEFMGRILDDPSVQQLGDLQEEPSVAAGLAPSDVAELLRHLRRQEG from the coding sequence ATGACAGAGGACGCGGAGGTTTCGCTGTACCTCGGGTTCGACGAATCACGCACAAGGGTGCTGTTTCGTACGACCGAGCAGTACCGCGACGATCTGGTGCAGCTGGCCGCCCGTTTCCGTACGGGCGGCCAACTCGGCACCCTCACCGCATCAGTTGATCTCGATGACCTGCTGGTGGGGCTTAGCACCGTGAACAGCTGGCCTCATCACGCCGGGGTCCAGTGGGCTCCCGAGCTGCGCGCGCTTGTCCTCGATGTGCTCCGCGACGCCGAAACAGTCAAGAAGCAGCTGAGCGGTCCGGCTCAGCCAGTCGAGCGGACGGAGACGGTCCCGCCGCGCAACGAAGACCTCGCGGCCAGCCTTGGTGACGAGTGGGAGGCACCGCTCAACGAGTTCCAGCGGCGCGACATCGCCAAGCTGCTTTCCTTGCAGCACGGCGCCAACTTCAGTGTGCCGGGAGCTGGGAAGACACGAGTCGCCCTTGCGGTCTATGCGGCCCAGCGGGCACAGGGTGCAGTATCGAGACTGCTCGTGGTGTGTCCCAAATCTGCTTATGAGTCCTGGCAGTACGAGACGGGTGTGTCCTTCCGGCGCCCGTTGCGCACCCACATCCTCGGGCGGTCCTTCGACCAGTGGGCGGAGGTTCTCATCGTGAACTACGAGAAGCTCGACCGCTCGCTGCCGGCGCTCGCCGGCTGGTTGCAGGACGGTCCGTCGATGATCGTCCTGGATGAGGCCCACCGTATGAAGCTTGGCGCGCGCGGCACCTACGGTGCCGCGTGCATGGCTCTGGGGCCTCTCGCCCGGCGAAGGCTGATCCTGACGGGGACACCCGCGCCCAACGGCTCGAAGGACCTGGAAAACCTGCTCGGCTTCGTCTGGCCGGGACAGGGACAGAGGTCAGTCACACAGGCGGTCGCCGGGGGCGACCTTGCCTATGCAAGTTCCGTTCTGAGACCACTGTTCACACGTACGACGAAACACGAACTCGGTCTTCCGCCCGTTGAGCTGAAGCTGCGGTACGTCGACCTTCCGCCGCTGCACAACGAGATTTACAGCTCGCTCGTCGGCGGCATAGGCGCCGGCGGTGCCCGGGAGGACCTCAGCGCCCTTGGCAAGACCGCCCTCAGGCTGCTCATGGCGGCGACCAGCCCCTCGCTCCTCGTCACGGGAACCAGCCGATACGAGCCGCTGGTTTACCAGCTGCCTCCCCTCGACATTCCTCCGGGAAGTTCCCTGTACGCTCTTCTGCAGCAGTTGCCCGATTACGAGCTGTCACCGAAATATCAGGAAGCGGTGTCCATCGTGGCCCGCAATGCGGCCCAGGGCCGCAAGACCCTGATCTGGACGACGTTTGTCCGCAGCATCACGACCCTCGAAGGTCTCCTGCACGAGTACAGCCCTGCTGTAGTCCACGGCGGAACCCTGGACCGGGACGAGCAGCTGCGGCGGTTCCGCGAGGACCCCGGGTGCATGGTCCTCGTGTCCAACCCCGCGACCCTCGGCGAGGGAATCAGCCTGCACCAGGTCTGCCACGATGCGGTGTACGTCGACCGTGACTTCATGGCCGGCCGATTCCTGCAGAGCCTTGACCGCATCCACCGTCTCGGCCTGGATCCTGACACCGACACCCACGTGACGGTTCTGGCTGCGAGGAACACGGTCGATGAAGTGGTGGCGATGCGGCTCGACCAGAAGCTTGAGTTCATGGGGCGCATCCTTGATGACCCGTCCGTGCAGCAGTTGGGAGACCTGCAGGAGGAACCGTCTGTTGCAGCTGGCCTGGCCCCGAGCGATGTCGCTGAGCTGCTCCGGCATCTGAGACGCCAGGAGGGGTAG